The proteins below are encoded in one region of Alphaproteobacteria bacterium:
- a CDS encoding TIGR00730 family Rossman fold protein translates to MTVSINSICVYCSSSAHIDLKYKEPVHQFGQLLAKHNIKIVFGGGRVGLMGVVSDACMEAGGEVLGITTEYLDQYEIGSKNITKLIVVDSMEKRQEKMFDACDALVVLPGGFGTLAEFFDVLTRKQIGLHAKPIVIANFYGFWDPLKDLIHHIVKTAFASDTDETLCMFVDCMEDILPTLKKMPLIKVDPTEKWF, encoded by the coding sequence ATGACTGTTTCCATAAATTCTATTTGTGTTTACTGTAGTTCTTCCGCCCATATAGATCTCAAATATAAAGAGCCTGTCCATCAATTTGGTCAGCTTTTAGCCAAGCACAATATTAAAATTGTTTTCGGCGGGGGACGTGTGGGGCTTATGGGGGTTGTGTCTGACGCTTGTATGGAGGCAGGTGGCGAAGTTTTAGGAATCACGACAGAGTATTTGGATCAGTATGAAATTGGCAGCAAAAACATCACAAAACTTATTGTTGTGGATTCCATGGAAAAACGACAAGAAAAAATGTTTGATGCCTGTGATGCGCTTGTTGTTTTGCCAGGGGGGTTCGGTACCTTGGCTGAGTTTTTTGATGTTTTGACGCGTAAGCAAATTGGTCTACATGCAAAACCCATTGTTATTGCCAACTTTTATGGATTTTGGGATCCTTTAAAGGATTTGATCCATCATATTGTTAAAACTGCTTTTGCCAGTGACACAGATGAAACCCTTTGTATGTTTGTGGATTGCATGGAAGACATTTTGCCAACTCTTAAAAAAATGCCTCTGATCAAGGTTGATCCAACAGAAAAGTGGTTTTAA
- a CDS encoding ATP-binding protein gives MNNNSLFSVLLEEFHDKIKDFPEGIIRERTFPNIPNKIMVAIGMRRTGKTHLLLQTIKTLLKEIPLTRILYINFEDDRLSGLSQQQLAGLLDDFYSFYPENHDALCYLFLDEIQNVDNWHQVVRRYFDTKKVKIYLTGSSAKLLSKEIASSLRGRSFAVEVWPFNYKEFLEKKNLSFPSGILGKKALDQSKKNLTTYLEQGGLPEVISLEHQEDRTKILQDYVSTVIFRDIVERYNITNLHLIRQLIKIILKNIGCLVSVNKLFEDLKSQGISVSKGTLHEYFEYINDSYLAFTVPLYAESLRKVQSNPRKIYAVDTGLSKAYSVTLMSNFGHHFENLVYLDLRRRGDEIYYYLTKKNRREVDFFTCDLMGKWHLYQVSWDISDPETLARETLALREAEEELNLKGHIITPESYFSEFLPSLQRL, from the coding sequence ATGAATAATAATTCTTTATTTTCTGTTTTGCTTGAAGAATTTCACGATAAAATAAAAGATTTTCCAGAGGGCATTATCCGGGAACGAACTTTTCCAAATATTCCTAATAAAATTATGGTTGCAATTGGAATGCGCCGCACTGGCAAAACACATCTTTTGCTTCAAACTATCAAAACCTTACTAAAGGAAATTCCTTTAACACGAATTCTTTACATAAATTTTGAAGATGACAGATTATCTGGGCTATCCCAACAACAACTGGCTGGATTACTAGATGATTTTTACTCTTTTTACCCAGAAAACCATGATGCCTTATGTTATCTTTTCTTAGATGAAATCCAAAACGTAGATAATTGGCATCAGGTTGTTCGCCGTTATTTTGACACAAAGAAAGTTAAAATTTATTTAACGGGATCTTCGGCAAAACTTCTTAGTAAAGAAATAGCCAGTTCTCTGCGAGGACGATCTTTTGCCGTTGAAGTTTGGCCTTTCAACTACAAAGAGTTTTTAGAAAAGAAAAATCTTTCTTTTCCTTCTGGGATTTTAGGAAAAAAAGCTTTGGACCAGTCTAAAAAAAATCTTACAACCTATCTTGAACAAGGTGGGTTGCCAGAAGTTATTTCCTTAGAACACCAAGAAGATCGCACCAAAATTTTGCAGGACTATGTATCAACCGTTATTTTTAGGGATATTGTTGAACGCTACAATATCACGAATCTTCATTTGATTCGGCAATTGATTAAAATTATTCTTAAAAACATAGGGTGTCTTGTATCCGTAAACAAGCTTTTTGAAGATCTTAAAAGTCAGGGAATTAGTGTCAGCAAAGGTACTCTGCATGAATATTTTGAATATATTAATGACAGTTATTTAGCGTTTACAGTGCCACTTTATGCAGAATCTTTAAGAAAAGTGCAATCAAATCCTAGAAAGATTTATGCGGTCGACACAGGACTATCCAAAGCCTATTCTGTTACTTTAATGTCTAATTTTGGTCACCACTTTGAAAATCTTGTTTACTTAGATTTAAGAAGAAGAGGAGATGAAATTTATTACTATTTAACAAAAAAAAATAGACGCGAAGTAGATTTCTTCACGTGTGATTTAATGGGAAAATGGCATCTGTATCAAGTTAGTTGGGATATAAGCGACCCAGAAACACTCGCAAGAGAGACCTTAGCCCTGCGGGAAGCTGAAGAAGAATTGAACCTTAAAGGACACATCATTACCCCAGAATCTTATTTTTCTGAATTTTTACCAAGCCTTCAGCGATTATAA
- the lptB gene encoding LPS export ABC transporter ATP-binding protein — protein MKDQHTQEKELVLSAEDISKAYGKRPVLRGVSIHVKQGEIVGLLGPNGAGKTTCFYMICGLISPDHGKILLNGKNITPLAMYQRARLGIGYLPQEASIFRGLSVEDNIRVVLESLDMTKAQQDKKLESLLAEFSITHIRRSSALALSGGERRRVEIARALATSPKFILFDEPLAGIDPIAVHDIRHLITHLKERGIGILITDHNVRETLGLVDRAYILNDGVILTEGTPKSIINHADVKRVYLGSTFSLD, from the coding sequence ATGAAAGATCAACACACTCAGGAAAAAGAACTTGTTTTGTCAGCAGAGGATATCTCTAAGGCCTATGGAAAACGGCCTGTTTTAAGGGGTGTGTCCATTCATGTAAAACAAGGGGAAATTGTTGGTCTGCTGGGCCCCAATGGGGCAGGAAAGACCACTTGCTTCTATATGATTTGTGGTTTAATTAGCCCAGACCATGGAAAAATACTTCTAAATGGTAAAAATATTACCCCCTTGGCTATGTATCAAAGGGCTCGTCTTGGCATTGGTTATTTGCCTCAAGAAGCCTCTATTTTTCGGGGGCTTAGCGTTGAAGACAACATTCGGGTAGTTCTTGAAAGTTTAGACATGACAAAAGCCCAACAGGATAAGAAGTTGGAATCCCTGCTTGCTGAGTTTTCTATCACTCACATCAGAAGAAGTTCGGCCCTTGCCCTTTCTGGAGGAGAGCGCCGCCGCGTAGAAATTGCCCGTGCTTTGGCTACAAGCCCCAAATTTATTTTGTTTGATGAACCCCTGGCTGGTATTGACCCCATAGCCGTTCATGACATTCGTCATCTGATTACTCACTTAAAAGAACGGGGAATTGGGATTTTAATTACAGATCATAATGTTCGTGAAACTTTGGGTCTTGTGGATAGGGCCTATATCTTGAATGATGGGGTTATTTTGACAGAAGGCACGCCAAAGTCTATTATTAATCATGCAGACGTGAAGCGCGTTTATTTGGGAAGCACATTTAGTTTAGATTAA
- the raiA gene encoding ribosome-associated translation inhibitor RaiA, with product MKTHIVGKNFDLGESLRAHIEEALKRVLSKSFDHAITYHVTVEKNHDLIHTAIEIHVGQGIVVFADENNEDSYTSVDRAIHKIENNLRRYKERLKAHHTNHDLSKEEKGMQYILHSSYRNLEGSDETHEDHKQPSVIAETTAYVPTISVSEAVMRLDLSGNHALLFRNKSHGELNMVYLRKDGNIGWIDPKGNKGH from the coding sequence ATGAAAACACATATAGTCGGTAAAAATTTTGATCTAGGAGAGTCTCTTAGAGCCCATATTGAAGAAGCTTTAAAACGCGTTCTATCAAAGTCCTTTGATCATGCGATCACATACCATGTGACCGTTGAAAAAAACCACGATCTTATACATACGGCCATTGAAATCCATGTTGGACAGGGTATCGTTGTTTTTGCAGACGAAAACAATGAAGATAGCTATACATCCGTTGATCGGGCCATTCACAAAATTGAAAACAACCTACGTCGTTATAAAGAGCGCCTAAAGGCCCACCACACAAATCATGACCTTTCTAAGGAAGAAAAAGGGATGCAATATATTTTGCACAGTTCCTATCGAAATTTAGAGGGATCTGATGAAACCCATGAAGATCACAAGCAACCCTCTGTAATCGCTGAAACAACAGCTTATGTTCCCACCATTTCTGTCAGCGAAGCTGTTATGAGATTAGATTTAAGCGGTAATCATGCCCTTCTTTTCAGGAATAAATCCCATGGAGAACTCAACATGGTTTATTTGCGAAAAGATGGCAACATTGGCTGGATTGACCCCAAGGGAAATAAGGGACATTAA
- the atpH gene encoding ATP synthase F1 subunit delta: MFYDAKQKIGHACALALFESYKAEAPVLQKIHQELKKCAEILQKVPALGDYLRNPLLSKDEKKIILRDALKIKQIGEFLDLLVEKNLVSYFSQFVNSFETLFKNFSKIKTIYVKVDPLDEDTKHMLTKFLKSYFKGYETEIIFESCKDLHGGFIVRSDNLYWDNSLKGKISSLKIKMGI; the protein is encoded by the coding sequence ATGTTTTATGATGCAAAACAAAAAATTGGCCATGCTTGTGCTTTAGCTCTGTTCGAGTCTTATAAAGCGGAAGCCCCTGTTTTGCAAAAGATTCATCAAGAACTTAAAAAGTGCGCGGAAATTCTTCAAAAGGTCCCTGCCCTTGGAGACTATCTTCGCAACCCCCTTTTATCCAAAGATGAAAAAAAGATCATTCTTCGAGATGCTTTGAAAATTAAACAGATAGGGGAATTTCTGGATTTATTGGTGGAAAAGAACCTTGTTTCTTACTTTTCTCAATTCGTTAACAGTTTTGAAACCCTGTTTAAAAATTTTTCTAAGATAAAAACAATTTACGTTAAAGTAGATCCTTTAGATGAAGATACGAAACATATGTTGACAAAGTTTTTAAAAAGCTATTTTAAAGGATATGAAACTGAGATTATCTTTGAGTCTTGTAAAGATTTGCATGGTGGATTTATTGTGCGGTCTGATAACCTATATTGGGACAATTCTTTAAAAGGCAAGATAAGTTCTTTAAAGATAAAAATGGGAATTTAG
- the atpA gene encoding F0F1 ATP synthase subunit alpha, with protein sequence MSSFDAVKVCQILKEKIKHFDDKTSLEKVGTVISVGDGIATIYGLDSVQAGELLIFENKVKGMALNLEEDVVGAVVFGGAQAISEGMRVKLTGETIKVPVGFALLGRVVDALGEPIDGKGPLKDVKYNPIETPAPGIIDRKSVHEPMATGIKSIDSLVPIGRGQRELIIGDRQTGKSAIALDTILNQKSFNANKSDKEKLFCIYVAIGQKRSTVAQLVKILKDEGALDYTIVVAATASDPAPLQFLAPYAGCAMGEYFRDNGMHALIVYDDLSKQAVAYRQMSLLLRRPPGREAYPGDIFFLHSRLLERAAKLSDEKGGGSLTALPIIETQAGDVSAYIPTNVISITDGQIFLETDLFYQGFRPAINVGLSVSRVGSAAQTKAMKQVSGRMKLELAQYREMAAFAQFSSDLDPSTRQLLDRGDRLSALLKQPQYKPFSLSQEVIALYAGVNGFLDKIPTNLVKDFEEKLLSLMGEKHNDILKEIETKKELTEDVKKKLDHILESLSKEFVK encoded by the coding sequence ATGTCATCTTTTGATGCAGTAAAAGTTTGTCAAATTTTAAAAGAAAAAATCAAACACTTTGATGATAAAACCTCTTTAGAAAAAGTAGGAACGGTCATTTCGGTGGGGGATGGGATTGCTACCATTTATGGTTTGGATTCTGTTCAAGCCGGTGAATTATTGATTTTTGAAAACAAAGTTAAAGGCATGGCTCTGAATCTGGAAGAAGACGTCGTAGGTGCCGTTGTCTTTGGTGGGGCCCAAGCCATTAGCGAAGGAATGAGGGTCAAATTAACGGGAGAAACGATTAAAGTTCCTGTAGGGTTTGCTCTTTTGGGCCGTGTGGTAGATGCTCTTGGAGAGCCCATTGACGGAAAAGGCCCATTAAAAGACGTGAAGTATAACCCCATTGAAACCCCTGCCCCCGGTATTATTGACCGAAAGTCTGTCCATGAACCCATGGCAACTGGCATAAAATCTATCGATAGTTTGGTGCCAATTGGGCGTGGACAACGGGAACTGATTATTGGAGACCGCCAAACAGGGAAGTCTGCCATCGCTTTAGATACGATCCTGAATCAAAAAAGTTTTAATGCCAATAAATCAGATAAGGAAAAACTCTTTTGTATTTATGTGGCGATTGGTCAAAAAAGATCGACAGTGGCCCAATTAGTGAAGATCTTAAAAGATGAGGGCGCCCTAGACTATACAATTGTTGTGGCAGCCACTGCCTCTGACCCTGCTCCTCTCCAATTCTTGGCTCCCTATGCGGGATGCGCTATGGGGGAATATTTCCGCGATAATGGCATGCATGCCTTAATAGTATATGATGATCTATCAAAGCAAGCCGTTGCCTATAGGCAAATGTCTTTGCTATTAAGAAGACCCCCTGGACGTGAAGCTTATCCGGGAGATATTTTCTTTCTTCATTCAAGATTATTAGAGCGCGCCGCTAAGTTAAGTGATGAAAAAGGGGGTGGGTCTTTGACTGCTCTTCCTATTATTGAAACACAGGCTGGAGATGTTTCCGCCTATATTCCCACAAATGTGATTTCTATAACGGACGGGCAAATATTTTTGGAAACAGATCTGTTTTATCAAGGATTCCGTCCTGCTATTAACGTGGGTCTTTCCGTGAGCCGTGTTGGATCAGCCGCCCAAACAAAGGCTATGAAACAGGTTTCTGGCCGTATGAAGTTAGAACTAGCCCAGTATCGCGAAATGGCTGCCTTTGCCCAATTTTCTTCAGATTTAGACCCCTCAACTCGCCAGTTACTTGATCGAGGGGATAGGTTATCAGCTTTACTTAAACAACCTCAATATAAACCTTTTTCTTTGTCTCAAGAGGTCATAGCCCTTTATGCGGGCGTTAATGGATTTTTAGACAAAATTCCAACAAACTTGGTTAAAGACTTTGAAGAAAAACTTCTTAGTTTAATGGGTGAAAAACATAACGACATTTTAAAGGAAATTGAAACCAAAAAAGAATTAACGGAAGATGTTAAGAAAAAATTGGACCATATTTTAGAATCTTTGTCTAAGGAGTTTGTAAAATAA
- a CDS encoding ABC transporter ATP-binding protein, whose amino-acid sequence MHLVGSLITDIHQNKITVKNLTVSYGNTLAIENISGSFEPGSLTAIVGPNGGGKSTFLKALQKLVKPSKGSVIHHCLHVCDRAYLPQQTDLDSSFPLTVYDVVGMGLWRRRGAFKSYKAEDHTKIMDALNKVGLQGFEQKLIGNLSGGQFQRMLFARIILQDSSLIILDEPFNSIDHQTYMHLMDLIKEWHQKNKTIIIALHNLDLVREFFPQTLLIGRCCVGWGPTKKILTDAHIKQSFTNLMV is encoded by the coding sequence ATGCATTTGGTGGGCTCTTTGATCACAGATATTCATCAAAATAAAATTACCGTTAAAAATTTAACGGTTTCCTATGGCAACACTTTAGCCATAGAAAATATTTCTGGATCTTTTGAACCTGGGTCCTTAACAGCAATTGTTGGCCCCAATGGGGGAGGAAAAAGCACTTTTCTGAAAGCCCTTCAGAAACTTGTAAAGCCGTCGAAAGGGTCTGTCATTCACCACTGTTTACATGTTTGTGACCGGGCTTATCTTCCCCAACAAACAGACTTGGATTCTTCCTTTCCCCTGACCGTTTATGATGTGGTTGGTATGGGCCTTTGGCGCAGAAGAGGGGCTTTTAAAAGTTACAAAGCTGAAGATCATACCAAAATTATGGATGCCCTCAATAAGGTCGGTTTGCAAGGTTTTGAGCAAAAATTGATTGGAAATTTATCGGGGGGGCAATTTCAAAGAATGCTTTTCGCCCGTATTATTTTGCAGGATTCTTCCTTAATCATTCTGGACGAGCCCTTTAATTCCATTGATCACCAAACTTATATGCATTTGATGGATCTTATCAAAGAATGGCACCAAAAAAACAAAACGATCATCATCGCCTTGCATAACCTGGATTTGGTAAGAGAATTTTTCCCACAAACCCTTTTAATTGGGCGCTGTTGTGTGGGATGGGGCCCCACAAAAAAGATTTTGACAGATGCTCACATCAAACAATCCTTTACAAACTTAATGGTTTAG
- a CDS encoding metal ABC transporter permease encodes MIDALLEPLNYSFMKKALVSCFCLALGSGPVGVFLVLRRMSLMGDALSHAILPGAAIGYIVMGLSLPALGVGGIVAGLCVAVLAGLVSRFTFLKEDASFAGFFLIALALGVLIISTRHNTVDLIHILFGSALAVDSTTLVLMGVISTVTLLALAIIYRPLVMECFDPSFFQSVGGSGAFYHLLFLGLVVLNLVSGFQALGTLLSLGIMMLPAISSRFWAQQVWSLFLISSLLAAVSGLVGLYLSYYTDWPSGPSIVLVAGLIYIFSLCFGRHGSILRHTKSRF; translated from the coding sequence ATGATCGACGCCCTTTTAGAGCCCCTAAATTACAGTTTTATGAAGAAGGCTCTTGTGAGCTGCTTCTGCTTGGCCCTGGGGTCTGGCCCTGTAGGTGTTTTTCTTGTCTTAAGGCGTATGAGTCTTATGGGAGACGCCCTATCCCACGCCATTCTGCCAGGAGCTGCCATTGGGTATATTGTAATGGGGCTTTCCTTGCCTGCCCTGGGCGTTGGAGGGATTGTGGCCGGCCTGTGTGTAGCTGTGCTCGCAGGACTTGTTTCTCGGTTTACCTTTTTAAAAGAAGATGCTAGTTTTGCCGGATTTTTCTTAATAGCCTTGGCTTTGGGTGTTCTCATTATCTCCACTCGTCATAACACCGTTGATCTTATTCATATTTTGTTTGGATCTGCGCTGGCTGTAGACTCTACTACCCTGGTGTTAATGGGGGTTATTTCAACAGTAACTCTGCTGGCTTTAGCGATTATCTATAGGCCCCTCGTCATGGAATGTTTTGATCCTAGTTTTTTCCAATCCGTTGGGGGAAGCGGCGCTTTCTATCATCTTCTTTTCTTAGGTTTGGTCGTCTTGAATTTGGTTTCTGGCTTTCAAGCATTGGGAACCTTGTTATCTTTGGGAATTATGATGCTTCCTGCTATAAGTTCCCGTTTTTGGGCTCAACAGGTTTGGAGTCTTTTCTTAATTTCTAGCCTGCTTGCTGCAGTTTCTGGGCTGGTAGGGCTTTATCTTTCCTATTACACAGACTGGCCGTCTGGCCCCTCTATTGTGTTAGTGGCTGGTCTTATTTACATTTTTTCCTTGTGCTTTGGGCGTCATGGAAGTATTTTGCGACATACGAAGTCTAGATTTTAA
- a CDS encoding metal ABC transporter substrate-binding protein, with translation MKKLFFLCFLFLVSGVAFSKEPLRIVSTFSILADLVKEIGGDRVHVDCIVGPDSDPHIYEPRPSDIIKISNAQIIFINGLGFEGWLERLMSAAESDGKLVVATDHIYPRLVFEGTVVQDPHAWHSVANTKIYITNIRDKLIEIDPSSEKYYERRFQIFYKKLTDLDKKIREKIDKIPPERRKIITAHDAFGYFGNAYGVQFMAPQGISTESEARVHQVIFLIKQIKALKVKTIFIENISDPKLIEQIGKEAGAKIGGTLYSDALSGPEGPASSYIKMMEYNIDLLLKAMSL, from the coding sequence ATGAAGAAGTTATTTTTTCTATGTTTCCTGTTTCTTGTTTCCGGTGTTGCTTTTTCAAAAGAACCCCTGCGGATTGTTTCTACCTTTAGCATTCTAGCTGATCTAGTTAAAGAAATTGGAGGAGATCGAGTTCATGTTGATTGTATTGTGGGCCCAGACTCGGACCCCCATATTTATGAACCTCGCCCCTCAGACATTATAAAAATTTCCAATGCTCAAATCATTTTCATAAATGGTCTAGGGTTTGAGGGCTGGTTAGAACGCTTAATGTCAGCTGCTGAAAGTGACGGGAAATTAGTCGTTGCGACAGACCACATTTACCCTAGGCTCGTTTTTGAAGGGACCGTTGTCCAAGACCCCCACGCATGGCACAGCGTTGCTAATACAAAAATATATATTACCAACATTCGAGATAAATTAATTGAAATCGATCCATCTTCTGAAAAATATTATGAGCGCCGCTTTCAAATTTTTTATAAAAAACTTACAGACCTAGATAAAAAAATTAGGGAAAAAATTGACAAAATTCCCCCTGAAAGAAGGAAAATTATTACAGCCCACGATGCCTTTGGATACTTTGGAAACGCCTATGGGGTTCAATTTATGGCCCCCCAAGGCATTAGCACAGAATCTGAAGCCCGCGTTCACCAGGTGATTTTCTTAATTAAACAGATCAAAGCCTTGAAAGTTAAAACCATTTTTATAGAAAATATTTCAGACCCAAAACTAATTGAACAAATTGGAAAGGAAGCTGGGGCCAAAATTGGAGGAACTTTATATTCAGACGCCTTATCTGGCCCAGAGGGTCCCGCGAGTAGTTATATAAAAATGATGGAATATAATATAGACCTTCTTCTAAAGGCCATGTCCCTCTAA
- the rho gene encoding transcription termination factor Rho, producing MNLQDLKATSAHDLLTLAETLNIENASTLKKQDLIFSILKKSAENDVAIFGGGVVETLSDGFAFLRSPQSNYLPGPDDIYISPSQVRRFSFRTGDIVEGQIRAPKEGERYFALVKVNKINFDEPEKIKHRINFDNLTPLYPDEALKMEFDSEKTNKTGKDSTTRIIDLVTPLGKGQRGLIVAPPRTGKTVMLQNLAHAIEKNHPEIYLIVLLIDERPEEVTDMARSVNGEVVSSTFDEPAIRHIQVAEMVIEKAKRLVEQKRDVVILLDSITRLARAYNTVIPSSGKVLTGGVDAQALQRPKRFFGAARNVEEGGSLTILATALIDTGSRMDEVIFEEFKGTGNSEIVLDRRIADKRIFPAIDITKSGTRKEELLVDKATLSKMWVLRRVLNPMGTIESMEFLNEKLKETKTNKDFFSSMNS from the coding sequence ATGAATTTGCAAGACCTGAAAGCCACGTCAGCCCATGACCTTCTTACTTTGGCTGAAACCCTGAACATAGAAAACGCCAGTACCCTGAAAAAACAAGACCTTATTTTTTCAATTCTAAAAAAATCAGCCGAAAATGATGTAGCCATTTTTGGCGGCGGTGTGGTTGAGACTCTATCAGATGGCTTTGCCTTTCTAAGGTCTCCCCAATCTAACTATTTACCCGGGCCTGACGATATTTATATTTCCCCAAGCCAAGTACGGCGCTTTAGTTTTCGCACCGGAGACATTGTTGAAGGACAAATAAGGGCCCCCAAAGAAGGGGAGCGGTATTTTGCCCTTGTGAAAGTAAACAAAATAAATTTTGATGAACCCGAAAAAATAAAGCATCGCATCAATTTCGATAATTTGACACCGCTTTATCCAGACGAAGCCCTGAAAATGGAATTCGATTCGGAAAAAACAAACAAAACCGGAAAAGATTCAACTACTCGCATCATAGACTTAGTGACACCCCTCGGAAAAGGGCAGAGAGGCTTGATTGTGGCCCCCCCCCGCACAGGAAAAACTGTAATGTTGCAAAACCTGGCACATGCCATTGAAAAAAATCACCCGGAAATTTACCTGATCGTTCTTCTTATTGATGAGCGCCCAGAAGAAGTGACAGATATGGCGCGCTCGGTTAACGGCGAAGTTGTAAGCTCAACCTTTGATGAACCTGCTATTCGTCACATCCAAGTTGCAGAAATGGTTATTGAAAAGGCCAAGAGACTTGTTGAACAAAAAAGAGATGTTGTCATTCTATTGGACTCAATCACACGACTAGCGCGGGCATATAACACTGTTATTCCATCCTCAGGGAAGGTTTTGACAGGAGGGGTTGACGCTCAGGCCCTGCAACGTCCAAAAAGATTTTTTGGGGCAGCGCGTAATGTTGAAGAAGGGGGCTCCTTAACCATCTTGGCTACAGCCTTGATTGATACAGGCTCCAGAATGGATGAAGTCATCTTTGAAGAATTCAAAGGAACAGGAAACTCAGAAATTGTTCTAGACAGAAGAATTGCAGATAAAAGAATTTTTCCCGCGATCGACATCACAAAGTCTGGAACGCGCAAGGAAGAACTGCTTGTTGACAAGGCAACCCTTTCTAAAATGTGGGTTTTAAGAAGAGTTTTGAATCCTATGGGCACCATTGAATCTATGGAATTCCTTAATGAGAAGCTCAAGGAAACCAAAACGAATAAGGATTTCTTCTCTTCCATGAACTCATAG
- the rsmG gene encoding 16S rRNA (guanine(527)-N(7))-methyltransferase RsmG — MNPPEDVLKKISEIIQKDVSRETLLKFDVYLNLLFSENEKYNLIGKKEKEFVWHRHVLDSVQIYPFLLSKKSIIDLGAGAGFPGVPLSFLGTPNITLVDSSEKKTNFLKIVSRETNQDFKVVCKRVEQIKNLRFDVGISRALAPLSKILEWCQEMCGELVLLKGRSYQAEIDEAKKTFSFECEVFSSITSDESKILRIKKLRKKLE, encoded by the coding sequence ATGAATCCTCCCGAAGACGTTTTAAAAAAGATATCAGAAATAATCCAGAAAGATGTTTCACGTGAAACACTTTTGAAGTTTGATGTCTATTTAAATCTTTTGTTTTCTGAAAATGAGAAATACAATCTTATTGGAAAAAAGGAAAAGGAATTTGTTTGGCATCGCCATGTTTTAGATTCTGTTCAGATTTATCCCTTCCTTTTATCTAAAAAATCTATAATCGATCTGGGGGCTGGGGCTGGATTTCCTGGGGTACCCCTTTCTTTTTTGGGAACACCTAATATAACTCTTGTCGATTCTAGTGAAAAAAAGACAAATTTTTTAAAAATAGTTTCACGTGAAACAAATCAAGATTTTAAGGTTGTGTGCAAAAGAGTAGAGCAGATAAAGAACCTTCGATTTGATGTAGGAATTTCGAGAGCTTTGGCCCCCTTGTCTAAAATCCTAGAATGGTGTCAAGAAATGTGTGGTGAACTTGTTTTGCTGAAAGGGAGATCTTATCAGGCCGAAATCGATGAAGCGAAAAAAACATTTTCTTTTGAATGTGAGGTTTTTTCAAGTATAACAAGCGATGAATCTAAGATATTGAGAATAAAGAAACTTAGAAAAAAACTTGAATAA
- a CDS encoding AAA family ATPase: MTKIISIANQKGGVGKTTTAINLSTALAVADKKVLLIDLDPQGNASTGLGVQKTNRFPGSYEFLIGNSTFNSCVRPTMVPNLSVVPASKDLAGAEIELVSVSEREKCLSKKVSSLSYDYIVIDCPPAMGLLTLNSLAASDEVIIPLQCEYYALEGLSQLLQTIEVVSKKINPRLSLKGIVLTMFDSRNSLSASVEKDVRHHMKEKVYQTVIPRNVRVSEAPSHGVPAMIYDHRSSGAKAYMGLALEILKQDK; the protein is encoded by the coding sequence ATGACAAAAATTATTTCTATAGCGAATCAAAAAGGGGGGGTTGGCAAGACAACAACGGCCATTAATCTTTCAACGGCCTTGGCGGTTGCTGATAAAAAAGTTTTACTGATAGATTTGGATCCCCAGGGAAATGCAAGCACAGGGTTGGGTGTTCAAAAAACCAACAGATTTCCAGGATCCTATGAGTTTTTGATAGGCAATTCGACTTTTAATTCGTGCGTTCGACCCACCATGGTCCCAAATCTTTCTGTTGTTCCGGCTTCCAAAGATTTGGCGGGGGCAGAAATAGAACTGGTTTCGGTTTCTGAGAGGGAAAAATGTTTATCTAAAAAGGTTTCTTCCCTTTCTTATGATTATATCGTGATTGATTGTCCCCCTGCTATGGGGTTACTTACTTTGAATTCTTTAGCCGCGTCTGATGAGGTTATTATTCCTTTGCAATGTGAGTATTATGCTTTAGAGGGGTTGTCCCAATTGCTGCAGACCATAGAGGTTGTATCAAAAAAGATCAATCCCAGGCTTTCTCTAAAGGGGATTGTCTTGACCATGTTTGATTCCAGAAACTCTTTAAGTGCTTCCGTGGAAAAGGATGTTCGTCACCACATGAAGGAAAAGGTTTACCAAACAGTTATTCCAAGGAATGTAAGGGTTTCTGAGGCTCCTTCCCATGGGGTTCCTGCTATGATTTATGACCATAGAAGTTCTGGAGCAAAAGCTTATATGGGGCTGGCTTTAGAAATATTAAAACAAGATAAATGA